In Primulina eburnea isolate SZY01 chromosome 14, ASM2296580v1, whole genome shotgun sequence, the following proteins share a genomic window:
- the LOC140812911 gene encoding uncharacterized protein has translation MGCATSKLDDLPAVALCRERCAFLDEALRLRFALADAHAAYLQSLKAVGLSLHTFFIQDLDASAQLPPSPVLNLPPQRKGDPHGYSSSSSENIHHLHSHSHSDSGSHLHFHSDSEEEEADSLHNNQVSSPVRNQQSYAGYMPAYENLNFNFPGAAAGGGGGFMNINYMKNQATPSVVYTQRPMTPKTWHMDEPSVSASSYYPYPSYQDDINRNPNPPPYANYSGYTSYPNYGAGGGGFYGGSSAAPAPYGGGFSSQPAASSSSKAPPSPPRSSGWDFLNPFDGFEKFYPATSSSRDSRDVREEEGIPDLEDEEDEVVKEVHGHQKFVDSGRSSYSKPGVSEADVQEANEAQLQYRLRPKVEMETDPVEYEVHMVDKKVVGADDRSKDQGSASGFNPRGGLKGDLEVVREIQLQFERASDSGSELSKFLEVGKLPYKRRHGVNHVSSKMLHLPVVSSHPSTSKGSADPAYLDANQELETSRNLSSTLHKLYLWEKKLYEEVKAEEKMRLLHDRKSQKLKRLDERGAEVNKIDATRTLVRSLSTKIRIAIQVVDRISVKINNLRDEELWPQLNDLIQGLTTMWKSMLECHRNQCQAIGEAKRLDTIAFRKHFSDAHFEATRQFEHDLVNWTSRFSSWVDAQKCFVRALNSWLRNCLLYVPEETADGIVPFSPGRIGAPPVFVVCNQWWQSLERISEKEVVGSMRDFASNVLQLWDRDKAEMRQKMLASKDDRKIKSLDKEDQKIQKEILALDKRIVLLNSTNDKGMPSTGHAVYQNETTKGGSLQASLQHVLEAMESFTSNSLKVYEELLQRIEEDHPAREHERVS, from the exons ATGGGATGCGCCACTTCCAAGCTCGATGATCTCCCCGCCGTGGCTCTGTGCCGGGAGCGTTGTGCCTTTCTTGACGAGGCACTCCGCCTCCGCTTCGCGCTTGCTGATGCTCACGCTGCTTACCTTCAGTCGCTCAAGGCGGTGGGTCTCTCTCTGCACACCTTTTTCATTCAAGATCTCGATGCTTCCGCCCAGCTTCCGCCGTCTCCGGTGCTGAATCTTCCGCCGCAGAGGAAAGGGGACCCTCATGGGtactcttcttcttcttccgagAATATCCACCACCTCCACTCCCACTCCCACTCCGACTCGGGTTCTCACTTGCACTTCCACTCTGACTCCGAAGAGGAGGAGGCTGACTCCTTGCATAATAATCAAGTCAGCTCGCCGGTCCGCAACCAACAGTCATACGCTGGTTACATGCCTGCTTACGAGAATCTCAATTTCAATTTTCCCGGAGCTGCAGCCGGCGGGGGTGGGGGTTTTatgaatataaattatatgaaaAATCAAGCGACGCCATCTGTGGTCTATACCCAACGGCCCATGACTCCAAAAACATGGCACATGGATGAGCCTTCTGTTTCCGCTTCTTCTTACTATCCGTATCCTAGTTATCAGGACGATATCAATCGAAATCCCAACCCTCCTCCTTATGCTAATTACAGTGGTTATACAAGTTACCCCAATTACGGAGCTGGAGGAGGCGGGTTTTATGGTGGTTCTTCTGCTGCTCCGGCGCCTTATGGTGGCGGATTTTCGTCTCAACCGGCGGCGTCTTCAAGTTCTAAAGCACCGCCTTCACCACCGAGGAGCTCCGGTTGGGATTTTTTGAACCCGTTTGATGGATTCGAAAAGTTTTATCCGGCTACCTCTTCGAGCCGCGACTCGAGGGACGTGAGGGAGGAAGAGGGGATTCCGGATTTGGAAGATGAGGAAGATGAGGTAGTAAAGGAAGTTCATGGTCATCAGAAGTTTGTTGATAGCGGAAGAAGCAGTTACTCGAAGCCAGGGGTATCCGAAGCCGACGTGCAGGAGGCTAATGAGGCCCAGTTGCAGTACAGATTGAGGCCCAAAGTGGAAATGGAGACAGATCCAGTTGAATACGAGGTGCATATGGTGGATAAGAAGGTAGTTGGTGCTGATGACAGGTCAAAAGACCAAGGAAGTGCTTCTGGATTCAATCCTcgaggtgggctcaaaggagaTTTGGAAGTTGTGAGAGAGATTCAACTTCAGTTTGAGCGAGCTTCAGACTCTGGAAGCGAGCTTTCGAAGTTTCTGGAGGTTGGCAAGCTACCGTATAAACGAAGGCATGGTGTCAATCACG TGTCTTCCAAGATGCTGCATCTGCCTGTGGTATcctcacatccttcaacatctaAAGGCTCGGCCGATCCTGCTTACTTAGATGCTAATCAAGAACTGGAGACGTCCAGAAATCTTTCTTCTACTTTACATAAGCTGTACCTCTGGGAGAAGAAACTGTACGAAGAAGTGAAG GCTGAGGAGAAAATGAGGCTACTCCATGATCGCAAGTCTCAAAAACTGAAGCGTTTGGATGAAAGAGGTGCTGAGGTTAATAAAATTGACGCAACCAGAACTTTGGTCAGAAGTCTTTCCACAAAGATTAGAATTGCTATTCAAGTGGTGGATAGAATCTCAGTGAAGATAAATAACTTGAGGGATGAAGAATTGTGGCCACAGCTAAATGACCTCATTCAAGG GTTAACTACTATGTGGAAGTCCATGCTGGAATGCCATCGTAATCAATGCCAAGCAATTGGAGAAGCCAAACGGTTAGATACCATTGCATTCCGCAAGCACTTTAGTGATGCTCATTTTGAAGCAACTCGTCAGTTTGAACATGACCTGGTTAATTGGACTTCGAGGTTCTCATCTTGGGTTGATGCACAAAAGTGCTTTGTCCGAGCATTAAACAGCTGGCTCAGGAATTGTCTCCTctatgttcctgaagaaacagcTGATGGAATAGTTCCATTTTCTCCAGGTAGGATTGGTGCCCCCCCGGTGTTTGTTGTTTGCAATCAGTGGTGGCAATCCCTGGAAAGGATTTCTGAGAAAGAAGTGGTTGGATCTATGCGAGACTTCGCCTCAAATGTGCTTCAGCTATGGGACAGGGATAAGGCTGAAATGCGCCAAAAGATGTTGGCGAGCAAGGATGATAGAAAGATTAAGAGCCTGGACAAAGAAGACCAGAAAATACAAAAGGAGATTCTGGCTTTGGACAAAAggattgttttattaaattccaCAAACGACAAAGGTATGCCATCGACTGGGCACGCTGTTTATCAGAATGAGACCACTAAAGGGGGAAGCCTGCAGGCAAGTTTGCAACATGTTCTTGAAGCCATGGAGAGTTTTACATCTAACTCATTGAAAGTTTACGAGGAGTTATTACAACGAATTGAAGAGGACCATCCTGCCCGGGAGCATGAAAGAGTTTCTTAG